The Streptomyces puniciscabiei genomic interval GCAGCGCGTGCAACTGGGGTATCTGGTCGAGGATCTGGACCGTGATGAGTATGCCGACGGTGGTCGCCATCGCGGCGATGCCGCTGTTGGTGAGGGTCGAGACGAACAGGCCGAGCGCTGCCATGCCCACCAGTGAGGCGGCGACCACCAGGGCGATCAGCACCGCCCGGCCGAGGCCCTCGGTGAAGCTGATCCGGGTGCCGGATATGGTCGTGAGGTCGCCCAGCGGGAACAGCAGCACGCCCATGATCAGCGCCGAGCCGGCCACGACCAGCGTGGCCAGCACGCAGAAGGCCATCACCGTCGTGTACTTGGTGAGCAGCAGCCGGGTGCGGCCGGCCGGGGCGACCAGCAGATAGCGCAGGGTGCCCGCGCCCGCCTCGCCCGCTATCGCGTCGCCCGCGACGACCCCGACGGCCATCGGCAGGAAGAACGGCAGGGTCGCGGCCAGGGCCGTGAACACCAGGAACAGGCCGTTGTTGGTGATCTGTGTCATGAACGCCGGGCCCTGGCCGCTGTGGTCGACCGTCCTGCCGCCCCGGGTCTGGATCTTCACCGCGATCCCGACCAGCACCGGCACGGCGGCCAGCACCCCGAGCAGGGCGAGCGTGCGCCAGCGGCGCAGGGTCATGACCAGTTCGCTGCGCAGCAGCCCGAAGGTCCACAGGGGGCTCGGCCGGTGTGCGGCGGATGCGGCGACCGTCTCGGGCACAGGGACCGTCTCAGCCCGCGACATCGAAGCCCTCCCCCGTCAGTGCCACGAACGCGTCCTCCAGCGAGGCCCGTTCGACCGTGAACCCCCGGACCCGTATCCCCGCCGCGACCAGGGCCGCGTTCACCTCGGCGAGGTCCCGCGCGGGTGGCTCGCCGGTGACCCGGTCGCCGTCGGCGGTGACGTCCCCGACGCCCTGCTCCTTCAGCACCCGGGCCGCCTCGGCCGGATCCGGGGTGGTCACCACCAGGCGGCCGCGCGCCCCGGCGGCCAGCTCGGCCACCGCCCCCTGGGTGAGGAGCCGGCCCCGCGCCATGACCGCCGCGTAGGTGCAGACCTGCTCGATCTCGTCGAGGAGGTGGGAGGAGAG includes:
- a CDS encoding ABC transporter permease, yielding MSRAETVPVPETVAASAAHRPSPLWTFGLLRSELVMTLRRWRTLALLGVLAAVPVLVGIAVKIQTRGGRTVDHSGQGPAFMTQITNNGLFLVFTALAATLPFFLPMAVGVVAGDAIAGEAGAGTLRYLLVAPAGRTRLLLTKYTTVMAFCVLATLVVAGSALIMGVLLFPLGDLTTISGTRISFTEGLGRAVLIALVVAASLVGMAALGLFVSTLTNSGIAAMATTVGILITVQILDQIPQLHALRPYLFPHYWLSFADLVRDPVYWDDLLKNLGLQALYAAVFGSAAWARFTTKDISA